AGATCTGGGTCTTGCCGTCGGGCGTCGGCTGGTTGTCGAAGCGCTGGTCGGTGGCGAGCACGCGGATGTTGCGCACGATCGTCTCCGCCGCATTCAGCGCCGGGCCGCCATTGGCATTGCCCTGCACCGTCTGGGTGAGCATCAGGTCGACGCGATCGCCGGGGAAGACGAAGCCGGCGACCGCCGACGCGCCACTCACCGAGACGGTGACGGCGCGCATCCCGGGGGTCAGCGCGGCGGCGAGGAAGCCGCGGTCCTGCGGCGAGACCAGCGAGCCCTGGGTGACCGGCTGGCCGGCGGTGATCTCGGAGCGGACGACCATGCCGATCATCTTGGCCGGATCGACATTGGCCTCGCCGCGCACATAATAGGCGCCATCGACGAGATCCTTCGGCCAGGGCTGGAAGCGCACCGAGTCCGGCCCCAGGATCGTGCCGACCGGCAGCGGCTTGGTCGCGACGAGCACCAGCGGCCCGGTCGGGACGGCGGGCATCGCGGCGACGACCTGCGGCGCGGCGGTGCTGCCGAACATGCTCTTCGCCATGATGGCAGTCACTGCGGCGACGAACAAAGCGCCGACCAGCAATGCGATTTTCTTTCCGTCCATGACGTCTTTCGCCCCCTAAAGGCCCAACTGCAATTTCAACGCTGCTTCATCGCGCCAATTGGTAAAAATATCGTTCGGCTAGAATGGGTATGGTCGCCACCGCGATCGCGACACCGTAGGGAATCTCGAGTTTTCCCTCGTTTTTGCGGAGCCGGTGCCAGGCCATCATGCCGACCGTCAGCAGGCCGCCGCCGATCGACATCCACACGATCATCCGCATGAAATCGAGCGGCACCAGCCACAGGCCGAGCGCCGCGATGAGCTTGACGTCGCCGCCGCCCATCGCACCGATCGCGAACGCACCCATGAAGATCAGCAGCGCGATCGCGGCGACCGCGCACTGGATCGCAACCCCCGGCCACGGCGCCGTCCCGCAGGCATACCACCATAGCGGCGCGGCGAGCGCGATCCCCGCATTCAAGGGGTTCGGGATGATCCGCGCACGGATATCCGTCCATATCGCGTAGACCAGCGCGGCGATGAGGCCGCCCGTCAAAATTCCGATCAGGGCCATCTGCATGGCGACCGCTCTAGACGGCACCGCTTGCCAAACCGTAACCAGCGAAAAAATGGCTACGATCGCACGTCCCCCCGAATCGGAGTTCGACCGCCGGACCTATCCGGACGGGATGCGCTTTCCCGTCTGGATCGCGG
This genomic window from Sphingomonas abietis contains:
- a CDS encoding A24 family peptidase — its product is MQMALIGILTGGLIAALVYAIWTDIRARIIPNPLNAGIALAAPLWWYACGTAPWPGVAIQCAVAAIALLIFMGAFAIGAMGGGDVKLIAALGLWLVPLDFMRMIVWMSIGGGLLTVGMMAWHRLRKNEGKLEIPYGVAIAVATIPILAERYFYQLAR
- the cpaB gene encoding Flp pilus assembly protein CpaB — translated: MDGKKIALLVGALFVAAVTAIMAKSMFGSTAAPQVVAAMPAVPTGPLVLVATKPLPVGTILGPDSVRFQPWPKDLVDGAYYVRGEANVDPAKMIGMVVRSEITAGQPVTQGSLVSPQDRGFLAAALTPGMRAVTVSVSGASAVAGFVFPGDRVDLMLTQTVQGNANGGPALNAAETIVRNIRVLATDQRFDNQPTPDGKTQISPISMVTLEATPKLAEELAVAQKLGTLSLSLRPLADSNQDLEKAIAAGDLHVPNGTDPKSDQKMLLDLASRPQDGKDTFTTGGEVSRFASTSMSAASSPMAGNGAQTAAPAGPVIHIARGTTVTDAPVGGK